Below is a genomic region from Desulfonatronum sp. SC1.
TGAAGACCTTCACCGTATTGGGCGGCTACGGCGCGACGGTGCTCACCGCGCTGACAGCCCAGAACACCCAGGGTGTTCAGGACATCCTTCCCCTGCCGGATACCTTCGTGATCCGGCAGCTGCGCTCGGTCCTGGACGATCTTCCGATAGCCGCGGCCAAGACCGGCATGCTCTTTTCCGCGGACCTGATCCGCGCCCTGGCCCGTGAACTGAAACACAAATCCTTCCCTCTGGTGGTGGACCCGGTCTGCGTGAGCAAAAGCGGCCACAATCTGCTCCAGCCCGAGGCCGTGGAAACCCTGAAGACGGTCTTCCTGCCCCTGGCCGACCTGATCACCCCCAATCGCCCGGAGGCGGAACTGCTGGCCAAGATGACCATTGCCGACGAGACGGATGTTCCCGAGGCCTTGGAGCGGCTGCTGGCCCTGGGTCCCAAGGCCGTGCTGCTCAAGGGCGGCCATTTCTCCGGCGAAACCCTCACGGACTGGCTGGCCGTGCCCGGCCAACAACCACGCGCCTTCCGCCACCCCCGACTGTCCAACCAAAACACCCACGGCACGGGCTGCACCCTGTCCGCGGCCATCGCCGCGGGCCTGGGCCGCGGCCTGGACCTGGCAACCGCCGTGGGCCAAGCCGTGGACTACATCCACGACGCCATCCGCACCGCCTATCCCCTGGGCCACGGCATCGGGCCGGTCAATCATCTGCATCCGCTCTCGCAAGGCAAATGAGGCGAATGGAGCCGCGATCACATTGTCGCCCTTGTCTCACGCCCCATACACCTCGGCCAATATCTCCCGTCCCCCACGATCCAGAATCGCCCGGGCCACTCGGCGGCCCAGTTCTTCGGCGTCCCGGGGCTTGTCCGTGGCCTCCTCGATGATCAGGGTCTTCCCGTCCACGTCGGCCACAAGCCCGCGCAGGGTGATCCTGTTCGGGGCGCTGATGTGAGCGTATCCGGCTATGGGCACCTGACACCCGCCCTCCAGGGTGGCCAGAAAGGCCCGTTCCGCCCGGACGCAGCAGTGGGTGTCCGGATGATTCAAAAAGCCGAGCAGTTCCACCAGGTCCTCGCGGTCCTGGGCGTATTCCAGCCCCAAGGCCCCCTGGCCCACGGCGGGCAGGAACAGCGGCGGCCCCAACGGCGTGGATTTGGGAACGCTGAGCCCGAGGCGGTTCATCCCGGCCTGGGCCACGATGATGGCGTCGTAGTCCCCGGCCAGCAGCTTGTTGACCCGGGTATCCAGGTTGCCGCGCAGGTTCAGGATCTTCAGGTCCGGACGCAGCGCCAAAAGCTGACAGCGCCGGCGCAGGCTGCTGGTGCCCACCCGGGCACCCTCGGGCAGCCCGTCCAGGCCGTCGTAGAGTACGGACAACAGGGCGTCGGTCAGGTCTTCCCGCTCCGGAATGACACCCAGAACCAAGCCTTCCGGCAGTTCGGCCGGTACGTCCTTCATGCTGTGCACGGCCAGGTCGGCCCGTCCGTCAAGCAGGGCCTCTTCGATTTCCTTGACGAACAGCCCCTTGCCGCCGACCTTGGCCAGGGGCACGTCCTGAATCTTGTCGCCCATGGTCTTGACCAGCAGCAGTTCCACTTCCAGCCCGGGATAGCGCTCCAGCAAACGGCTTTTGACGTGCTCTGCCTGCCACAAAGCCAGCTTGCTGCCCCGGCTCGCGATGGTGATGCGTTCCAACATGGACATACCCAGCTCAGTGGCACCCGGCGCAACTGGACGCCGAGCAGCCGGAACAGGATGAGCCGGAACCGGAACTCGCCGGAACCGCCGAGCCGACGGCATCGCCCCCGCCGCCGGATTTATGCCGACACCGGGACATCAGCTTGCCGGTCCTGGCTGATCCGCAATACGGACAGATCACCGCGGGATCCCCGAAAACCAGTTCCTCGAACTCTTTCTCACAATCATCGCACAGGTATTCATAAATCGGCATATTTTCTCCTTGAAGGACACACTCTTCTCCCTCGGCGTCCACATCTCGTTCGAATTATCTGAGTACTGAAAAACGTCCTTTGTCGACAGTCCGTTCAAAAAACCCAAGTGCAAGGAGCAAGAAAAGCTCAAGGTCGAAGCGTATTTTTTGATACGTGAGAGTTTGAACTTTTTGCAGCGACGCAGCAATTGGGAGTTTTTCAGCGGACTGTTATTGTTCCCCGAACAAAATTTCATCCGTCAACAAACACAACAAATGCCCCACAGTGATGTGAATCTCCTGAATAAGCGGGGTTTGGCGCGAAGGCACGGCCAGCAGGTGATCGCACAACTCCCGCATCTTGCCCCCGTCTTCGCCGGTCAGTCCGATGGTGACCATCCCCAGGGCCCGACCGGCTTCCAGGGCCGCGACCACGTTCGGGCTGTTGCCGGAGGTGGACAGCCCCAGCAATACGTCGCCTTCCCGGCCCAGGGCCTGGACCTGCTTGGCGAAAATCAGGTCAAAGCCGAAATCATTGCCCACCGCGGTCAGGATGGATGTGTCCGTGGTCAGGGCCAGAGCCGGAAGCGGACGGCGGTCGATCAGAAAACGGTTCACGAATTCCGCGGCCAGGTGCTGGGCGTCCGCGGCGCTGCCCCCGTTGCCGCAAAGCAGAATCTTGCCTCCGTGGGCCAAGGCCCCGGCCAGAACATGCGCCAACCGCGCCACCTCCTGCCCATGCATGGAGAAAAAGGCTTCCCGCAACGCACCGCCCTCGACCACATACGCTTCCAATCGCGCGAAAACGCGCCGCAACGCGGCATCATTCATGGGTAATCGCCTCGTCTCGGTCATGGTTGCACCTCCAGTGGTCTTACTTTTCGCCCGCCATCCCTTCCGGCGAGGGATTCCTTCCCAGCCACGAGGGCCAGCCCCTCTTCCTCGGCCAGGGCCGCTTCCCGCTCCCAGCCCCCCAGCAACAGACTTTGCGCGGCGAGGTGGAACATTCTTTCGGGGTGATCTCCATACAGGGCAGTGATCAAGGCTTGGTAATCCAGGACAAAAGCCATGCGTACCAAACTGTTTTGGTCGTAGAGCAGGCGGGCCAGCAAGGCATTTTCCCGGTGTTCCGGCAAGTAGCGGATGAACAGTTGTCGGCTGGACGAGATGATGAACCGGATCCTGGCCACCTCGCGGCGCATGCTTTCCCGAGTTTGATCGACCACCTTGGAGAGCTCCCCGACAATGCCCCGCTCTTCCGGGCGCAACCCGATCTGTCGAAACTCCAAAAAACGCCCTCCGTAGATCTCTCGTTGGTAGGCGTCTTCCTTCAATTTCATGGTTTCATGAAAAATATATCCCAGACACCACCCCAGCAACTGGCCGTGGACGTCCGCGCCCCGATCCGTGCGAAACAAGTGATGCGCTGTGTCTTTCAATCGCCATAGCAGCCCCTTGTTCATCTCCACGCCCAGCACTTCACGCAGGACCTCGAAGTCCAGGCGCTCCTCGTCGTCAAACATCCTGAACTGGTTCTCCAGAACCTGCTGACTCAGGCAAAAGTCGCGGAGAATGTCTCGGACGAATTCGGACCGTTTTGACCGTATCCAGGCTCGGAACATGACGTTGGATTGCTCGTATGGTTGCGGGTTGAAGACGCTGGCGCTGGTCGATGGCGATTATTGACCGATGCCTCTCGACTAGGATAGTCGGAAGGAAGCCGTGAAGGACGCGCATGTGTAACCTCAAGCCGGTAAAAAATCAAAAGAGCATGTCCACGAAAATTCAATCGCTTCTTCTGCCCTTTCTCTTGTTCGCCTTGTTTTTCATCACAGTCCCGACTTCAGGCTCAACCATGGAGAAAGGCGACGCTCCGGACGCCGTTTCTTCGGACGTCCTTGATCCCACCGCCTTCACCCTGGAACAGGCCGTCCGGCAAGGTTTGCGGGCCAATCCGCGGATGGCCGCGGTTCGCGCCGCCCTCCGCGGAGCGGAGTTCGGGGAGAAGACGGCCGGCACCGCATTTTATCCCACTCTCTCGGCCAACTACGGCTTCGCCTATGACGACAAGCCCACTATGGGCGGTGACCGGGAGGCCTGGACCCTGAACATCAATCTCAACCAGCCCCTGTTCACCGGCTGGCGACTGCTGAACACCCACCAAAAGGCCCAGTTGGCCGTGGAACGGGCCCGGGTCGAAGTGGAAAACATCGAACTGAACCTGATCCTGCTCATTCAGGAGCAGTTTCTGGATTTGCTCAAGGCCAGGGAGAACGTCCGCAGCGCCCAGGACTCGGTCATTCGCCTGCAGTCCCAATTGCAAAACACGCAGGCCTTTTTCGACGTCGGGTTGCGACCCAAGTTCGACGTGCTTCAGGCTGAAGTGGATCTCGCCAGGGCCGAACAGGACTTGCTCATCGCCCAAAACGCCGTGGCCACTCAAGTCGCCCGCCTGAACACCCTGCTCAATCTGAATCTGTCCACCGAGACGGACTATATCGGAGAGTTGACCTACCTGCCCTATGCGCCCCGGTTCGAGGAATCGCTGGAAACCGCCTATCGGCTGCGCCCGGACATCATCCTGGCCCTCAAGGCCGAGGAGATCGCGGGCAAGGACGTCGAAATAGCGGCCAGCGACTTTTACCCTCAGGTCTCGGCGGACCTGGACTTTTACAGCCGAGGCACCGACCCCACCGTCACCGGCACCGACTCACGGCCCGACCCCTGGTGGACCGCGGGCGTCAACATGCGCTGGAAGGCTTTCGAGTGGGGCCGAACCCGCTACGCCACGGAGCAGGCCCGCCAAGACGTCCTCCGCTTGCACGAAGAGACGGCCAACCTGCGCCTGGAAGTCTCTTTCTCCGTCAAATCCCTGCACCTCAAGCTGGAAGAGACCGCGGCACGCATCGCCGTGGCCCAGAAAGCCGTGGAAGAAGCCCGGGAAGGCTTTCGCATCGCCCAAGCCCGGTTCCAGGCCCAGG
It encodes:
- a CDS encoding TolC family protein — translated: MSTKIQSLLLPFLLFALFFITVPTSGSTMEKGDAPDAVSSDVLDPTAFTLEQAVRQGLRANPRMAAVRAALRGAEFGEKTAGTAFYPTLSANYGFAYDDKPTMGGDREAWTLNINLNQPLFTGWRLLNTHQKAQLAVERARVEVENIELNLILLIQEQFLDLLKARENVRSAQDSVIRLQSQLQNTQAFFDVGLRPKFDVLQAEVDLARAEQDLLIAQNAVATQVARLNTLLNLNLSTETDYIGELTYLPYAPRFEESLETAYRLRPDIILALKAEEIAGKDVEIAASDFYPQVSADLDFYSRGTDPTVTGTDSRPDPWWTAGVNMRWKAFEWGRTRYATEQARQDVLRLHEETANLRLEVSFSVKSLHLKLEETAARIAVAQKAVEEAREGFRIAQARFQAQVGTNTDVLDAQARLTRAEADLTDAMADYQLTLARLFAATGERNPGLVVP
- a CDS encoding D-sedoheptulose 7-phosphate isomerase, which encodes MNDAALRRVFARLEAYVVEGGALREAFFSMHGQEVARLAHVLAGALAHGGKILLCGNGGSAADAQHLAAEFVNRFLIDRRPLPALALTTDTSILTAVGNDFGFDLIFAKQVQALGREGDVLLGLSTSGNSPNVVAALEAGRALGMVTIGLTGEDGGKMRELCDHLLAVPSRQTPLIQEIHITVGHLLCLLTDEILFGEQ
- the thiD gene encoding bifunctional hydroxymethylpyrimidine kinase/phosphomethylpyrimidine kinase, producing MSTPPCLLTIAGSDSSGGAGIQADLKTFTVLGGYGATVLTALTAQNTQGVQDILPLPDTFVIRQLRSVLDDLPIAAAKTGMLFSADLIRALARELKHKSFPLVVDPVCVSKSGHNLLQPEAVETLKTVFLPLADLITPNRPEAELLAKMTIADETDVPEALERLLALGPKAVLLKGGHFSGETLTDWLAVPGQQPRAFRHPRLSNQNTHGTGCTLSAAIAAGLGRGLDLATAVGQAVDYIHDAIRTAYPLGHGIGPVNHLHPLSQGK
- a CDS encoding zinc ribbon domain-containing protein: MPIYEYLCDDCEKEFEELVFGDPAVICPYCGSARTGKLMSRCRHKSGGGGDAVGSAVPASSGSGSSCSGCSASSCAGCH
- the hemC gene encoding hydroxymethylbilane synthase produces the protein MLERITIASRGSKLALWQAEHVKSRLLERYPGLEVELLLVKTMGDKIQDVPLAKVGGKGLFVKEIEEALLDGRADLAVHSMKDVPAELPEGLVLGVIPEREDLTDALLSVLYDGLDGLPEGARVGTSSLRRRCQLLALRPDLKILNLRGNLDTRVNKLLAGDYDAIIVAQAGMNRLGLSVPKSTPLGPPLFLPAVGQGALGLEYAQDREDLVELLGFLNHPDTHCCVRAERAFLATLEGGCQVPIAGYAHISAPNRITLRGLVADVDGKTLIIEEATDKPRDAEELGRRVARAILDRGGREILAEVYGA